A region from the Muribaculum gordoncarteri genome encodes:
- a CDS encoding site-specific integrase — MKEENLQHLISRCEAFLRDSRYAAISIRNNVRRWNSGIAQYLKRKGLDDYSPPLGDEYLCSIQALGIYTEGTVNEYRRSVRMLNDMLLLGHIRRSSKVPVKYDFSGAIGMEMLKFIDSQRRLRRAEKTIAHHQRNLSYFLEYLVQGKSLTHPMKITEGDIVAYIEACSNKVSARYSIRMLMSFWYKHGVVANDFDEFFRAFKVRCKERIPSFYSSEDVVKIEESVNRNSALGKRDYAIILLASRLGLRASDISTLTFDEIDWESNLIRKKMVKTGNFIELPLLPEVGNAIIDYLKNGRPKSSAVNLFILHRPPYTSLTAYAVCSQINRLITLSGVNVTGKHHGLHSLRHSLASALLKQSTPIETISEVLGHQSCQSTMSYLSIDMESLRQCALEVPLVPDTFYNQKGGVFYERH, encoded by the coding sequence ATGAAAGAAGAGAATCTACAGCATCTCATTTCGAGATGTGAGGCTTTTCTCCGAGACTCTCGCTATGCTGCCATATCCATACGGAATAATGTCCGACGATGGAACAGTGGCATAGCACAGTATCTGAAGAGAAAGGGCCTTGACGATTATTCACCTCCTTTGGGGGATGAATATCTATGTTCCATACAGGCCCTTGGTATATATACTGAGGGAACTGTAAACGAATATCGAAGATCTGTCCGGATGCTTAATGATATGCTTTTGCTCGGGCATATCAGAAGATCAAGCAAAGTTCCTGTGAAATATGACTTTAGCGGAGCGATTGGCATGGAAATGCTGAAGTTTATAGATTCACAGAGACGTTTGCGCAGAGCCGAAAAGACGATTGCCCATCATCAGCGCAATCTAAGCTATTTCCTTGAATATCTGGTTCAAGGTAAGTCTCTCACACATCCTATGAAGATAACAGAAGGGGACATTGTGGCTTATATTGAAGCTTGCTCTAATAAAGTAAGCGCAAGATATTCAATCAGAATGCTTATGTCTTTCTGGTATAAGCATGGGGTAGTCGCAAATGACTTCGATGAGTTTTTTCGTGCTTTCAAAGTCAGGTGCAAAGAGAGAATCCCTTCGTTCTATTCATCTGAAGATGTCGTAAAAATCGAGGAATCCGTCAATCGCAACAGCGCTCTCGGAAAAAGAGACTATGCAATCATCCTATTGGCTTCAAGACTCGGACTCCGTGCGTCAGATATATCCACGTTGACTTTTGATGAGATAGACTGGGAGAGCAATCTTATCAGAAAAAAGATGGTAAAGACCGGCAATTTCATAGAGTTGCCACTTCTGCCAGAGGTCGGAAATGCCATAATAGACTATCTTAAGAATGGTCGTCCGAAATCATCGGCTGTGAATTTGTTCATACTGCACAGACCTCCATATACCTCCCTAACTGCCTATGCAGTATGCAGCCAAATAAACAGGCTGATCACACTCAGTGGAGTGAATGTCACGGGGAAGCATCATGGCCTACATTCACTCAGACACTCTCTTGCCTCGGCGCTTCTAAAACAATCAACGCCGATAGAAACCATCTCCGAGGTGCTTGGACATCAGAGTTGTCAGTCGACTATGAGCTATCTGTCCATAGACATGGAATCGCTCCGGCAATGTGCACTTGAAGTACCGCTTGTTCCGGACACATTCTATAATCAGAAAGGAGGGGTATTTTATGAGCGACACTGA
- a CDS encoding DDE transposase: MKLRKISEITATLPFTEFDFMQKYRESFAVSELGRIHAQLPLKELAEKIRSHFPKTHPQGNTPMFPPEGEVALMFLKPYTGQSDDGLIEMLNGSIHIQMFCGVLIDPANPIKNGKIVSAIRQRIAGALDIKELQKLLYDKWGGLLKDKNLCLTDATCYESHLRFPTDVKLLWECCEWIQSLIKKTCKALKERLPRNKYRDIDRDRLTYAKHRKHTRAATAKLRRRLLGLLSKQIGQWNRICKIHTVDITLTAEQSKRLSALKEVYRQQSALAQKKEVKHRIVSIDRPYIRPIVRGKENKRVEFGVKVNNIQIDGISFIEHHSFEAFNEGVRLQECIEYQQELTGIKVTRVGADTIYANNDNRRYCTENGMTTCFVRKGPKPKDEDADISTARRIIGTLRSTAMEGSFGNQKQHYSVGRIAARNSRSETLLLFFGIHMANAATLAARQLAIEEKEKQLQKQRA; this comes from the coding sequence GTGAAGTTACGAAAAATATCCGAGATTACGGCCACGTTGCCGTTTACCGAGTTCGATTTCATGCAAAAATATCGCGAGAGTTTTGCCGTAAGCGAGCTCGGGCGCATCCATGCGCAATTGCCATTGAAAGAACTGGCAGAGAAAATCCGTTCGCATTTTCCCAAAACGCATCCTCAGGGCAACACTCCGATGTTCCCGCCGGAGGGAGAGGTGGCGCTGATGTTTCTCAAGCCATATACCGGACAGTCGGATGACGGCCTGATCGAGATGCTCAACGGCAGTATACACATACAGATGTTCTGCGGGGTGCTCATAGATCCGGCCAACCCCATAAAGAACGGCAAGATAGTCAGTGCTATCCGTCAGCGTATAGCCGGAGCTCTTGATATCAAAGAACTACAGAAATTGCTGTATGACAAGTGGGGCGGTTTGTTAAAAGACAAGAACCTGTGCCTGACCGACGCCACCTGTTACGAGAGCCATCTGCGATTCCCGACAGATGTAAAGCTGTTGTGGGAATGCTGCGAGTGGATTCAATCACTTATAAAAAAGACCTGCAAGGCGTTGAAGGAACGGTTGCCACGCAACAAGTATCGTGATATTGACCGCGACAGACTCACCTATGCCAAGCATCGCAAGCACACCAGGGCGGCAACCGCCAAACTCCGCCGTCGATTGCTCGGCCTGCTTTCCAAACAGATAGGTCAATGGAACAGAATCTGCAAGATACACACCGTTGACATCACGCTCACCGCAGAGCAAAGCAAGCGTCTCAGTGCATTAAAAGAGGTGTATCGCCAGCAGAGCGCACTTGCTCAGAAAAAGGAGGTGAAACACCGTATCGTCAGCATAGACCGTCCGTACATCCGTCCTATTGTCAGAGGCAAGGAGAACAAGCGAGTGGAGTTCGGAGTCAAGGTCAACAACATCCAGATTGACGGAATTTCATTCATCGAACACCATTCCTTCGAAGCCTTCAACGAGGGCGTGAGATTACAGGAGTGTATTGAATATCAACAGGAACTGACCGGTATCAAAGTGACCAGGGTAGGGGCAGACACCATCTATGCCAACAACGACAACCGGCGGTATTGCACCGAAAACGGCATGACGACCTGTTTTGTCCGCAAAGGCCCGAAGCCCAAGGATGAAGATGCTGACATAAGCACAGCCCGACGAATAATCGGGACACTGCGCTCTACCGCCATGGAGGGCAGTTTCGGTAATCAGAAACAACACTACAGCGTTGGCCGGATAGCGGCACGCAACTCCCGCAGCGAAACCCTGCTGCTCTTTTTCGGCATCCACATGGCAAACGCCGCAACACTTGCCGCCCGACAACTCGCCATCGAAGAAAAAGAGAAGCAGTTACAAAAACAGCGAGCGTGA
- a CDS encoding tyrosine-type recombinase/integrase — MRRPHSTFTPYVFTESELSSIWMEIDRQRAHKNNADSPLMALPAIYRLLYSAGLRMGEALSIRNKDVNLQDGTILIHATKREAERIIALHDTMKDILRDYIECRNRMPLSRLTNPEHHLFVKLDGTPVTDKAVYANFRSLLRKCGIQYGGRSRGPCVHSLRHTYAVHALANMTRKGMNIYAALPVLSASMGHHSLEATEYYVRLTRNTYADIERNSSAINAFVYPSKSKSHDD, encoded by the coding sequence ATGAGAAGACCTCATAGCACGTTTACGCCATACGTGTTCACGGAATCAGAACTTTCATCCATATGGATGGAAATAGACCGCCAAAGAGCACACAAGAACAACGCCGACTCCCCACTCATGGCGCTCCCTGCCATTTACCGGCTTTTATACAGTGCCGGTCTAAGAATGGGCGAAGCTCTTTCAATCAGGAATAAGGACGTCAACCTGCAGGACGGCACAATACTCATACACGCCACAAAAAGAGAGGCGGAGAGAATAATAGCCCTTCATGACACCATGAAGGACATACTCCGAGACTACATCGAGTGCAGGAACCGAATGCCGCTGTCCAGACTCACAAATCCGGAACATCACCTGTTTGTAAAGCTGGACGGTACTCCCGTCACGGATAAGGCTGTGTACGCCAACTTCAGAAGTCTGTTGAGAAAATGCGGGATACAATATGGTGGTCGTTCCAGAGGTCCATGTGTCCACTCTCTGCGACATACCTATGCGGTACATGCTTTGGCGAACATGACCAGAAAAGGCATGAATATCTATGCGGCACTTCCTGTTTTGTCTGCAAGCATGGGACACCATTCCCTGGAAGCCACTGAATATTATGTGCGTCTTACTCGGAACACATATGCCGACATCGAAAGAAACAGCTCTGCGATTAACGCGTTTGTCTATCCATCTAAATCAAAGAGCCATGATGACTGA
- a CDS encoding tyrosine-type recombinase/integrase, with translation MMTETDFANRLSSFMSEYLPHDRNVSKHTLASYKVAFIDFIIFMEKQKSVNVNRVMLKHITRENILDYLHWIETEKGISLATRNYRLAAVKSFCRFLMYKDVDRMAQWQNIMSIPKAKTEKKALEYLTPEGIKLILEQPDQSTSMGRRHLALLALMYDTAARVQEMADLIVGSLRIQSEPYTIKIVGKGNKARIVPLSKEQVSLIKQYMSENQKLLVSHTSPLFQNSRGEKLTREGIAYILKRYADMARHLNPGLIPQRISPHCIRHSRAMHLLHKGAMHIVDLRDFLGHASIVTTGVYARADSKAKREALEQAYKGATSEMSEREWENDKNLLTWLKQLGH, from the coding sequence ATGATGACTGAGACAGACTTTGCAAACCGGTTAAGCTCATTTATGAGCGAGTATCTCCCTCATGACCGTAATGTGAGCAAGCACACGCTGGCCTCGTATAAGGTGGCATTTATCGACTTCATAATCTTTATGGAAAAGCAAAAGTCTGTAAATGTCAACCGTGTTATGCTCAAGCATATAACAAGGGAAAACATACTCGATTATCTCCACTGGATAGAGACTGAGAAAGGCATCAGTCTTGCAACACGCAATTATCGGTTGGCTGCGGTGAAGTCTTTCTGTCGGTTTTTAATGTATAAAGATGTCGATCGCATGGCTCAATGGCAGAATATTATGTCCATACCTAAGGCCAAAACAGAAAAAAAGGCGTTGGAGTATCTTACTCCTGAGGGTATAAAGCTTATTCTCGAACAGCCGGATCAATCGACCTCAATGGGGCGCCGACATCTTGCACTTCTGGCTCTGATGTACGATACCGCTGCAAGAGTGCAGGAAATGGCAGACTTAATCGTCGGCAGTCTTCGCATTCAGTCGGAACCATATACAATTAAAATAGTAGGCAAAGGGAACAAAGCCCGTATAGTACCACTCTCAAAGGAACAAGTATCTCTGATTAAACAGTATATGTCCGAAAATCAGAAATTGCTCGTTTCTCATACATCGCCTTTGTTCCAAAACTCCAGAGGCGAAAAACTTACAAGAGAAGGAATCGCCTACATACTAAAAAGATATGCAGACATGGCAAGACATCTGAATCCGGGGCTGATACCGCAAAGAATAAGCCCGCACTGCATAAGACACAGCAGAGCCATGCACCTTCTTCATAAAGGAGCCATGCATATCGTAGACCTTAGGGACTTCCTCGGCCATGCTTCGATAGTCACTACCGGAGTATATGCGAGAGCAGACTCCAAAGCCAAACGGGAAGCTTTGGAGCAAGCTTATAAAGGTGCAACATCTGAAATGTCAGAAAGAGAATGGGAAAATGACAAAAACCTGTTGACCTGGCTTAAACAGCTGGGGCACTAA
- a CDS encoding Cas9 inhibitor AcrIIA9 family protein produces MAMNTVKGTQAFQDTIAQYLMARAENDPLVAVRLANPSKTMEQCCAYYE; encoded by the coding sequence ATGGCAATGAACACAGTGAAAGGAACACAAGCGTTCCAAGACACAATCGCCCAATATCTTATGGCAAGGGCTGAGAACGACCCTCTTGTAGCGGTAAGGCTGGCAAATCCCTCCAAGACGATGGAACAGTGTTGCGCCTATTATGAGTAG
- a CDS encoding ATP-binding protein: protein MTIDLDYIEHLAENHEGVDVEFKETTGQLNRGMETLCGMFNGSGGVVVFGVSNKGKIIGQEIGDKTTREIGEAINKFDPAVDIQPIYVPVDNSDKYAIVFRTDGLESDKPYMWDGKPYRRHDSVTSVMPREKFIRLHELQRGLKYKWENEVNQNLTIDDLDEQLIHNVIQSAVRRGRLSNDALNDTVPIALSRLNLTKDGAVCNSAAVLFGKVFSDYPQCRLRLARFKGASKQYFIDNQQHEGNIFELVDAAMAFFFKHLNLSGTTHNRLYREDNLEIPYDALREAVVNAYCHMRWGYEIATVGIAIYDDCIVIENAGRFPVRISPNTLMRKEEEDRKNTSMPPNPVIANVMYLAGLIEHWGRGLSMMARQCEGAGLPAPEFYCDGTIVKITFMRPKNTVDVSSSANSSASNSASDSTSNSTSNSTSDGTSRGSAAASLTKEGRTIKMSILKLIGIIGEDWLSLHDILGIMRLTSRFSFTKTYLKPAISAGLVALENPDSTNAPNQRYGLTLKGKALYYERLYNENDVQNDLQRIKVDPQTDLEGQNDLQIVEDGPQKHAVIRAIKENNGISRAELARIAGCSESTIKRRMKEWNIAWLGHPKTGHWVFVKDIQ, encoded by the coding sequence ATGACGATTGATTTAGACTACATAGAGCATTTGGCTGAAAACCATGAAGGTGTTGATGTCGAATTTAAGGAAACCACCGGACAGCTTAACCGTGGCATGGAGACATTATGCGGTATGTTCAACGGCTCCGGAGGTGTCGTTGTGTTCGGGGTATCGAACAAAGGCAAAATCATCGGACAGGAAATCGGCGACAAGACCACCCGTGAAATCGGGGAGGCAATCAATAAATTCGATCCGGCGGTTGACATTCAACCGATATATGTGCCGGTTGACAATTCCGACAAGTATGCCATAGTATTCCGGACAGATGGATTGGAGAGTGATAAGCCTTATATGTGGGATGGCAAACCATATCGCAGACATGACAGCGTTACAAGTGTCATGCCCCGCGAGAAATTCATCCGGCTTCATGAGCTTCAGCGCGGATTGAAATACAAATGGGAGAATGAAGTGAATCAGAATCTGACCATTGATGATCTTGATGAACAGCTCATACACAATGTAATCCAGAGCGCTGTAAGGCGAGGCCGACTATCAAACGATGCCCTTAATGATACTGTGCCCATCGCTTTGTCACGACTAAATCTGACTAAAGACGGAGCTGTATGCAATTCAGCGGCTGTATTGTTCGGGAAAGTTTTTTCCGATTATCCACAATGCAGGTTACGCCTTGCGCGGTTCAAAGGGGCCAGCAAGCAATATTTCATCGACAACCAACAACATGAAGGTAATATCTTTGAGTTGGTGGATGCGGCTATGGCTTTCTTCTTCAAGCATCTCAACCTTTCGGGTACGACGCATAATCGACTTTACAGAGAGGATAATCTTGAGATTCCGTATGATGCTTTGCGTGAAGCAGTTGTCAATGCATACTGTCATATGCGATGGGGATATGAGATCGCTACTGTGGGTATTGCGATTTACGATGACTGTATAGTAATTGAGAATGCTGGTCGCTTCCCAGTCAGAATCTCGCCAAACACTCTGATGCGTAAGGAGGAAGAAGATCGTAAAAATACCTCAATGCCTCCGAATCCGGTAATTGCCAATGTCATGTATCTTGCCGGCCTCATCGAACATTGGGGGCGTGGATTGTCAATGATGGCAAGACAATGTGAAGGTGCTGGATTGCCTGCTCCGGAATTCTATTGTGACGGTACTATCGTCAAAATTACTTTTATGCGTCCCAAGAACACAGTGGACGTAAGTAGTAGCGCAAATAGTAGTGCAAGTAATAGTGCAAGTGATAGTACAAGTAATAGTACAAGTAATAGTACAAGTGATGGTACAAGTAGAGGTTCAGCTGCTGCAAGCTTGACCAAAGAGGGTAGGACAATCAAAATGTCTATATTGAAACTAATTGGGATAATAGGAGAAGATTGGTTATCCCTACATGATATACTTGGAATCATGAGGCTTACGTCAAGGTTTTCATTTACAAAAACTTATCTAAAACCTGCGATATCGGCAGGTTTAGTTGCACTTGAAAATCCGGATAGCACGAATGCTCCAAACCAGAGATACGGATTGACTTTGAAAGGCAAAGCATTGTATTATGAACGTCTCTATAACGAAAATGATGTTCAAAATGACCTGCAAAGAATAAAAGTTGACCCGCAAACCGATTTAGAGGGTCAAAATGACCTTCAAATAGTGGAAGATGGCCCTCAAAAACATGCTGTCATCCGAGCAATCAAAGAAAACAATGGAATCAGTCGCGCTGAGTTGGCTCGAATTGCCGGATGCTCAGAGAGTACAATCAAACGACGGATGAAAGAGTGGAATATTGCATGGCTTGGTCATCCTAAAACCGGCCATTGGGTATTTGTCAAGGATATTCAATAA
- a CDS encoding MmcQ/YjbR family DNA-binding protein translates to MNIEEFREYCLSMDGVTEKTPFGKFARRYDSILVFYILDHMFCFVDMDDFTSVTVKSTPEEIAEIRNRHLSVSNPLNQSLRHWIQLNLNGDIPDPEIYTLVQRAYTLVQSKYTPKKNP, encoded by the coding sequence ATGAACATCGAAGAATTCCGTGAATATTGCCTGTCAATGGACGGCGTTACCGAGAAAACGCCCTTCGGCAAATTTGCCCGTCGCTACGACTCCATCCTTGTATTTTATATACTCGATCACATGTTCTGCTTCGTGGATATGGACGATTTCACATCGGTTACAGTCAAGTCAACCCCCGAAGAAATAGCGGAAATACGCAACCGGCACCTATCGGTGAGCAACCCTCTCAATCAGAGCCTTAGACACTGGATACAACTCAACCTCAACGGCGACATCCCCGACCCCGAAATCTACACCCTCGTCCAACGCGCCTACACCCTCGTCCAATCCAAATACACCCCCAAGAAAAATCCCTAA
- a CDS encoding LysO family transporter gives MVLSLLMLGMGIGCVLRRFRCSADTSRSVSITIAALIFIFGTGVGSNKAILDNIGNIGVPALVISILGISGSLVAAYGYDRFFGKKGGEK, from the coding sequence ATGGTTTTATCATTACTGATGCTCGGCATGGGCATCGGCTGTGTGCTGCGCCGCTTCCGCTGTTCGGCCGACACATCGCGTTCTGTTTCAATAACTATTGCAGCCTTGATATTCATTTTCGGAACGGGAGTCGGTTCCAATAAGGCTATTCTCGACAATATAGGCAACATAGGAGTTCCGGCACTGGTGATCTCGATACTTGGAATATCGGGAAGCCTTGTCGCCGCATACGGATATGACCGTTTCTTCGGCAAGAAAGGAGGTGAGAAATGA
- a CDS encoding lysine exporter LysO family protein: MSVKHIAEILFLPSLLVAGIIIGFSGIVPQWLTDGGLSSVLLGLLVFQVGLGLGSRRDFTEILRTVSFKTLLLPLFTITGTLIATAVAFFIIKGISLKDCLAVGSGFGYYSLSSMLIMQFKSASGAEAAGMLATTALLANIIRELAALVFCSFISRSGRGISAISLAGINSMDVCLPSILSDRSRNNLMPLAIIHGIILEISVPVLISIFC, translated from the coding sequence ATGAGCGTAAAGCACATTGCCGAAATACTTTTCCTGCCGTCGCTCCTTGTCGCAGGTATAATTATTGGCTTTTCGGGTATTGTCCCCCAATGGCTTACCGACGGCGGATTGTCATCGGTTCTGCTCGGTCTGCTGGTGTTTCAGGTGGGGCTTGGGCTTGGCTCTCGCCGTGATTTTACGGAGATATTGCGCACAGTCAGCTTCAAGACTCTGCTGCTGCCGCTCTTTACAATCACAGGCACGCTGATAGCCACCGCTGTGGCATTTTTCATCATAAAAGGCATCAGCTTAAAGGATTGCCTTGCCGTGGGGAGCGGGTTCGGATATTACTCTCTGTCATCGATGCTCATTATGCAGTTTAAGTCGGCGTCGGGGGCTGAGGCTGCCGGAATGTTGGCTACCACGGCCTTGCTTGCCAATATCATCAGGGAACTGGCGGCGTTGGTGTTCTGCTCCTTCATCTCGAGGAGCGGTCGTGGCATATCGGCTATATCTCTTGCCGGAATAAATTCGATGGATGTGTGCCTTCCGTCCATATTGTCGGACCGTAGTCGCAATAATCTTATGCCGTTGGCTATAATCCATGGGATTATTCTTGAAATATCGGTTCCGGTGCTCATCTCGATATTCTGTTAG
- a CDS encoding DUF1593 domain-containing protein has protein sequence MKHVLLKCFAPLGVMAMVSCAAEAPSEGEYKPRVVILTDIAPVETEPDDMESMVRLLSHADLYEIEAIITASGWNSGGREYPEEWGQYLQTVIGAYEKDLPNLMKRSEQSEFKPLAEEADKQMIGYWPSADYLRSRVFSGSKYLGVSHIGADNVSPGSDYILSLAREDDERPLWVLVWGGGNTVAQSLWQARNSDDKELLGDVLDKIRIYTITDQDVDWIKRAQHDLSSHQWMREEFGDSLFFIWDESAWLSQNEIGAAHWPEYEQHIQGKGNMGAVYPRYRWGVEGDTPSFLYVMPTGLNDPENPSDISWGGYFKSGMTADSVTNCYTNISPEVKAVSRKYEELFYPAVFNNFAARMAWAHEGKGNRNPVSVVNGKKGLAPIVINARGGESITLDASQSTDPDGDKINVNWSLLPEAGNADVEGVVIADPDSPKTELTLPALDKGSLVNVLCTVTDNGTPVLTSYRRVIIDIE, from the coding sequence ATGAAACATGTGCTATTGAAGTGTTTTGCACCATTGGGCGTTATGGCGATGGTGTCGTGTGCCGCCGAGGCACCGAGCGAAGGCGAGTATAAGCCGCGAGTGGTGATATTGACGGACATCGCTCCCGTGGAAACCGAACCCGACGATATGGAGTCGATGGTGAGGCTGCTTTCCCATGCCGACCTTTATGAGATTGAGGCGATAATAACCGCATCGGGGTGGAACAGCGGCGGTCGCGAGTACCCCGAGGAGTGGGGGCAATATCTTCAGACGGTGATCGGTGCCTACGAAAAGGATTTGCCCAATCTTATGAAGCGTTCCGAGCAGTCGGAGTTCAAGCCGCTTGCCGAGGAGGCTGACAAGCAGATGATCGGCTATTGGCCGAGCGCCGACTACCTGCGCAGCCGTGTGTTCAGCGGCAGCAAGTATCTCGGAGTGTCGCATATCGGAGCCGATAACGTTTCGCCGGGCAGCGACTACATACTTTCGCTTGCGCGTGAGGATGACGAGCGCCCGCTGTGGGTTCTCGTGTGGGGCGGAGGCAACACCGTGGCTCAGTCGCTGTGGCAGGCACGCAACAGCGATGACAAGGAGCTGCTCGGCGATGTGCTCGACAAAATCAGAATATACACTATCACCGACCAGGATGTCGACTGGATCAAGAGGGCGCAGCACGACCTAAGTTCCCATCAGTGGATGAGGGAAGAGTTTGGCGACAGCCTCTTCTTTATATGGGACGAGAGCGCATGGCTGTCGCAGAATGAGATAGGCGCAGCCCATTGGCCCGAATATGAGCAACACATACAGGGCAAGGGCAACATGGGTGCTGTTTATCCCCGTTACCGCTGGGGAGTCGAGGGCGACACTCCGTCGTTTCTCTACGTGATGCCCACGGGTCTTAACGACCCCGAGAATCCTTCGGATATAAGCTGGGGCGGATATTTCAAGAGCGGTATGACAGCCGACAGCGTTACCAACTGCTACACCAACATCTCACCCGAGGTAAAGGCTGTGTCACGTAAATATGAGGAGCTTTTCTATCCGGCCGTGTTCAACAACTTTGCCGCCCGAATGGCCTGGGCTCACGAAGGTAAGGGCAATCGCAATCCGGTGTCCGTGGTCAACGGCAAGAAGGGGCTTGCGCCAATCGTGATCAATGCACGCGGCGGTGAGTCGATAACGCTCGATGCGTCGCAGTCGACCGATCCCGACGGCGACAAGATAAATGTCAATTGGAGCCTGTTGCCCGAAGCCGGCAACGCTGATGTGGAGGGTGTGGTGATCGCCGATCCCGACAGCCCGAAGACCGAGCTTACATTGCCCGCGCTCGACAAGGGCAGCCTGGTGAATGTGCTGTGCACGGTAACCGACAACGGCACTCCCGTGCTGACATCCTATCGACGGGTAATCATCGACATCGAGTAG
- a CDS encoding inositol-3-phosphate synthase, which translates to MNQIEVKKAEGKLGVLVVGLGAVSSTFMTGVLMTRKGLAKPVGSMTQYDVMRVGEGADKKYLKYNQIVPITDLNDIVFGAWDVYPANAFESAMNAEVLKEKDILPVKDELEKIKPMKAAFDHNYAKRLDGDNVKDCKTRWDMVQELKKDIRDFKEANGCARIVVLWAASTEVYVPVNEKVHYKLADLEAAMKADDRENIAPSMCYAYAALTEGAPFIMGAPNTTVDIPAMWELAEKTKMPIAGKDFKTGQTLVKSGFAPIIGVRCLGLAGWFSTNILGNRDGLVLDEPANFRTKEVSKLSTLESILVAEKQPDLYTDYYHKVRINYYPPRNDNKEGWDNIDIFGWMGYPMQIKINFLCRDSILAAPLCLDLVLLSDLAARCGRYGIQSFLSFFLKSPMHDYTKNEIPVNNLFEQYVMLKNAIREMGGYKADQLID; encoded by the coding sequence ATGAATCAGATTGAAGTAAAGAAAGCCGAAGGCAAGCTTGGCGTTCTCGTAGTAGGACTTGGAGCCGTATCCTCAACTTTTATGACAGGTGTATTGATGACTCGCAAGGGTCTTGCCAAGCCCGTTGGCTCAATGACACAATATGATGTAATGCGTGTTGGAGAAGGTGCCGACAAGAAATACCTCAAATACAACCAGATTGTTCCCATCACCGACCTCAACGACATCGTGTTCGGAGCTTGGGACGTATATCCCGCCAACGCATTTGAATCGGCTATGAACGCCGAAGTTCTCAAGGAGAAGGACATCCTCCCCGTTAAGGACGAGCTCGAGAAGATCAAGCCCATGAAGGCTGCATTCGACCACAACTATGCAAAGCGTCTTGACGGTGACAACGTTAAGGACTGCAAGACCCGCTGGGACATGGTTCAGGAACTTAAGAAGGATATCCGCGACTTCAAGGAAGCCAACGGCTGCGCACGCATAGTTGTGCTTTGGGCTGCTTCTACTGAGGTTTATGTTCCCGTAAACGAGAAGGTACACTATAAGCTCGCCGATCTCGAAGCCGCTATGAAGGCCGACGACCGCGAGAACATCGCTCCCTCTATGTGCTACGCTTATGCAGCACTTACCGAAGGCGCTCCCTTCATCATGGGTGCCCCCAACACAACTGTCGACATCCCCGCTATGTGGGAGCTCGCCGAGAAGACCAAGATGCCTATCGCAGGTAAGGACTTCAAGACCGGCCAGACCCTCGTTAAGTCAGGTTTCGCCCCCATCATCGGTGTACGTTGCCTCGGCCTCGCAGGATGGTTCTCAACCAACATCCTCGGTAACCGCGACGGTCTTGTACTCGACGAACCCGCCAACTTCCGCACCAAGGAGGTGAGCAAGCTCTCAACTCTCGAGTCAATCCTCGTTGCTGAAAAGCAGCCCGACCTCTACACCGACTACTACCACAAGGTACGTATCAACTACTATCCTCCGCGCAACGACAACAAGGAAGGATGGGACAACATCGACATCTTCGGCTGGATGGGCTATCCGATGCAGATCAAGATCAACTTCCTCTGCCGCGACTCAATCCTTGCAGCTCCCTTGTGTCTTGACCTCGTTCTGTTGAGCGACCTCGCAGCACGTTGCGGACGCTACGGCATCCAGTCATTCCTGAGCTTCTTCCTCAAGAGCCCGATGCACGACTATACAAAGAACGAAATACCCGTAAACAACCTCTTCGAGCAATATGTAATGCTTAAGAACGCCATCCGTGAGATGGGCGGTTACAAGGCCGATCAGCTTATCGACTAA